One window of the Acinonyx jubatus isolate Ajub_Pintada_27869175 chromosome A2, VMU_Ajub_asm_v1.0, whole genome shotgun sequence genome contains the following:
- the LOC106975660 gene encoding multiple coagulation factor deficiency protein 2 homolog: MRSLWLLRTPFICGLLWAFCALGTRAEEPGANFSHPNSMGLDKNTVHDQEHIMEYLEGFINKPEVEMFPQALQLHYFKLHDYDSNILLDSLELSTVIEGIHKEEKEQAPPMSEAELINLIDGVLREDDKNNDECTDCAEFAKSLK; the protein is encoded by the coding sequence ATGAGATCTCTGTGGCTGCTCAGAACCCCCTTCATATGTGGCCTGCTCTGGGCTTTTTGTGCTCTGGGTACCAGGGCTGAGGAGCCAGGGGCAAACTTCTCCCATCCCAACAGCATGGGCCTGGATAAGAACACAGTGCATGACCAAGAGCATATCATGGAGTATCTAGAAGGTTTCATCAACAAACCAGAGGTAGAGATGTTCCCACAGGCACTGCAGCTCCATTATTTCAAACTGCATGATTATGACAGCAATATTTTGCTTGACAGCCTAGAACTTTCCACAGTCATTGAGGGCATCCataaggaggaaaaggaacaggCACCACCAATGAGTGAAGCTGAACTGATTAACTTAATAGATGGTGTTTTGAGAGAGGATGACAAGAACAATGATGAATGTACTGACTGTGCTGAATTTGCCAAATCACTGAAATAG